Proteins from one Primulina huaijiensis isolate GDHJ02 chromosome 18, ASM1229523v2, whole genome shotgun sequence genomic window:
- the LOC140964017 gene encoding serine/threonine-protein kinase BIK1-like, with amino-acid sequence MNPLDKLTYDELSLYTNSFSESKCIGHFQFGKFYRAKFNCPDRERHFVVKIWETGYNVLRLADEVILLRHEMMLNHPSMVQMYGFCADGEHLGVMYEFQASDSVYNLIAKDSFTWLQRIKVALGIASLLKFLHTGYLRYLPLIVRNLDAAHILLDEYGYPRLCDFSMATGGILPDRTVHKNDHVNGCYSHIDPYAGKKGKYSDKQDVFAYGVILLGLITKKVYTEEDRQAQLPFVHEWAQREHIANESGSVRKATRRSLVHESLTKDPDFDSADGAEITTMAMECINVCDYERPTMKQVLRSLLTLPVVKQHAPFLRVNKLLHPHKNGL; translated from the exons ATGAATCCGCTCGACAAGCTTACATATGACGAGTTGAGCCTCTATACTAATTCCTTTAGCGAGAGCAAATGCATCGGTCATTTCCAGTTCGGCAAGTTTTACCGTGCAAAATTTAATTGTCCTGATCGGGAACGACATTTTGTGGTGAAAATATGGGAAACTGGATATAATGTTTTACGTTTAGCG GATGAAGTCATTTTATTGCGCCATGAAATGATGCTTAATCATCCGAGCATGGTACAAATGTATGGATTCTGTGCTGATGGTGAACATCTTGGTGTGATGTACGAGTTCCAGGCTTCTGATTCCGTATATAACCTCATTGCAAAAG ATTCTTTTACGTGGCTGCAAAGAATCAAGGTTGCCCTTGGAATTGCTAGCCTCCTCAAATTTTTGCATACCGGATATCTGCGGTACTTACCTCTCatagttcgcaatcttgatgcTGCTCATATATTGCTTGATGAG TATGGTTATCCAAGGTTATGTGATTTCAGCATGGCAACCGGTGGAATTCTTCCTGATAGAACAGTTCATAAAAACgatcatgtcaatggatgttACAGTCACATCGACCCTTATGCTGGCAAGAAAG GCAAGTATTCAGATAAACAAGACGTCTTTGCATATGGGGTTATACTGCTAGGTTTAATAACCAAGAAAGTTTACACGGAAGAAGATCGGCAAGCCCAATTACCTTTTGTTCATGAATGGGCACAGAGAGAACATATCGCTAATGAATCAGGCAGTGTCAGGAAAGCCACCCGACGTTCACTTGTCCATGAAAGCTTAACGAAGGATCCTGATTTTGATTCAGCTGATGGGGCAGAGATCACTACCATGGCAATGGAATGTATAAATGTATGCGACTATGAACGCCCCACCATGAAGCAAGTTTTGAGGTCTCTGCTCACACTTCCGGTTGTTAAGCAGCATGCTCCTTTTCTAAGAGTGAACAAACTGCTCCACCCCCATAAAAATGGTCTCTGA
- the LOC140964191 gene encoding uncharacterized protein, with protein sequence MAPPATNGGEVRRQQQQQQQQPGASQMLTGIIRIAVFWYFASKFFGPKQSPTQSSNQISNLFHKAEPLDMWLYLSAEEKFNDFGSEGSLIWHETNVPYAVWSAESFRTVSLKYYPSEALKKNGTLFAHIFFSRSGYPPDPNDPEYQPFATFGRTHSVVMYLPKSKADKRKSLLGNSESSTDGEIVSEVIGKSQVEDKEDGAVEWISYWKPNITINLVDDFTRYPQNAVPPNIAPYMNVEHTTGNYYPTIYFNEFWLLRDKLIQINETVHELPLNLELSPISMTKWQIFLQIDQSFQLHRSYGSMIEGEADELKRVFLEGNPYLLAVTMVVSVLHSLFDFLAFKNDIQFWNKNKSMEGLSAKSVVVNFFCQLIVFLYLLDNETSWMILASSGIGCCIEFWKIGKAMHIEIDRSGKIPMLKFRDRESYATNKTKEYDDLAMKYLSYVLFFLVACSSVYSLMYERHKSWYSWILSSFTSCVYMFGFIMMCPQLFINYKLKSVAHLPWRQMTYKFLNTIIDDLFAFVIKMPTLHRLSVFRDDVIFFIYVYQRWVYPVDKKRVNEFGFAGEDDDKSLVVGTTDGTEQTEEEKKTN encoded by the exons ATGGCGCCGCCAGCAACTAACGGTGGTGAAGTAAGGCggcaacagcagcagcagcagcagcagcccgGCGCCAGCCAGATGCTGACGGGGATAATTAGGATAGCAGTATTTTGGTACTTCGCGTCCAAGTTCTTCGGACCTAAACAATCTCCCACTCAATCCTCTAATCAAATCTCCAATCTCTTTCACAAAGCGGAACCTTTG GATATGTGGTTATACCTTTCGGCTGAAGAGAAATTCAATGATTTTGGCAGCGAAGGAAGCCTTATCTGGCATGAGACAAATGTACCATATGCAGTTTGGAGTGCGGAGAGTTTCAGAACTGTATCATTGAAGTATTATCCTTCCGAG GCTCTAAAGAAGAATGGTACTCTTTTTGCTCACATTTTCTTTTCTAGATCTGGCTATCCGCCAGATCCCAATGATCCCGAGTACCAGCCATTTGCTACTTTTGGGCGAACCCACT CTGTCGTGATGTATTTACCCAAGTCGAAAGCTGACAAAAGGAAGAGTCTGTTGGGGAACTCAGAAAGTTCAACTGATGGTGAAATAGTGTCCGAG gTGATCGGAAAATCTCAAGTTGAAGACAAAGAGGATGGAGCAGTTGAATGGATCTCATACTGGAAGCCTAATATTACGATAAAtttggttgatgattttacAAG GTATCCTCAGAATGCAGTTCCCCCAAATATCGCTCCTT ATATGAACGTCGAGCATACTACTGGAAACTACTACCCTACCATCTACTTTAATGAGTTTTGGCTACTTAGAGATAAGCTTATACAAATCAATGAAACTGTTCATGAGTTGCCATTGAATTTGGAGCTGAGTCCGATAAGCATGACAAAATGGCAAATATTCCTACAGATTGATCAGTCATTCCAACTTCATAGGAGTTATGGAAGCATGATTGAAGGTGAAGCTGATGAACTTAAG AGAGTTTTCCTGGAAGGAAATCCATACCTTCTTGCTGTTACCATGGTTGTTTCAGTTCTACACTCCTTATTTGACTTCTTGGCGTTCAAGAATG ATATTCAGTTTTGGAATAAAAACAAGTCCATGGAGGGATTATCTGCAAAATCTGTTGTTGTGAACTTCTTTTGTCAACTAATTGTGTTCCTCTATCTTCTTGACAATGAAACTTCATGGATGATACTTGCAAGTTCTGGTATTGGCTGCTGCATcgagttttggaaaattgggAAAGCCATGCATATTGAG ATTGATAGATCTGGTAAGATACCAATGCTGAAGTTCCGTGACCGTGAGTCATATGCCACAAACAAGACAAAGGAATATGATGATCTTGCCATGAAGTACTTGTCATACGTTCTCTTCTTTCTGGTTGCCTGTTCCTCTGTTTACTCTTTGATGTATGAACGCCACAAGAGTTGGTACTCTTGGATCCTGTCATCATTTACAAGCTGTGTCTACATGTTTG GTTTTATAATGATGTGCCCTCAGTTGTTCATCAATTATAAGCTGAAGTCTGTTGCCCATTTACCTTGGAGGCAgatgacatataaatttctgaATACAATCATCGATGATCTCTTTGCGTTTGTCATTAAAATGCCGACCCTGCATCGTCTTTCTGTCTTCCGTGATG